Proteins from a single region of Hordeum vulgare subsp. vulgare chromosome 6H, MorexV3_pseudomolecules_assembly, whole genome shotgun sequence:
- the LOC123401651 gene encoding LOW QUALITY PROTEIN: 50S ribosomal protein L9, chloroplastic (The sequence of the model RefSeq protein was modified relative to this genomic sequence to represent the inferred CDS: deleted 1 base in 1 codon): MDDIDEISGKKGDTMKVRAGFYRNFLLPKGKATLLTPDVLKEMQLEQERIEAEKKRVKEEAQQLARVFETIGAFKVPRKGGKGKQIFGSVTAQDLIDIIKSQLNRDVDKRLVEVPEIREVGEYVAEIKLHPDVTAKVRLTVYAK, encoded by the exons ATGGACGACATCGACGAGATAAGCGGCAAGAAGGGGGACACGATGAAGGTCCGGGCCGGGTTCTACCGCAACTTCCTGCTC CCCAAGGGCAAGGCCACACTGCTCACCCCCGACGTCCTCAA GGAAATGCAATTGGAGCAGGAGAGAATCGAGGCTGAAAAGAAGAGG GTAAAAGAAGAGGCACAACAACTCGCACGAGTCTTCGAAACCATCGGGGCATTCAAGGTGCCACGTAAAggtggcaaaggaaagcagatctTCGGGAG CGTCACAGCTCAAGATCTCATCGACATCATCAAGTCACAGCTTAACAG GGACGTGGACAAGCGGCTGGTGGAGGTCCCGGAGATCCGCGAGGTCGGGGAGTACGTCGCGGAGATCAAGCTCCACCCCGACGTCACAGCCAAGGTGAGGCTGACTGTGTATGCCAAGTGA